The Cellulomonas sp. P24 genome contains a region encoding:
- a CDS encoding helix-turn-helix domain-containing protein: MQPTPDPSRDFLSVGEVADELHVTDRFVRRLIADGELPAVRVGHRIVRVRRSDLEHVLHPVTGVAFR, from the coding sequence ATGCAGCCCACGCCCGACCCGTCGCGTGACTTCCTCTCCGTCGGTGAGGTTGCTGACGAGCTGCACGTGACGGACCGTTTCGTCCGGCGATTGATCGCGGACGGGGAGTTGCCCGCCGTCCGCGTTGGCCACCGCATCGTGCGGGTGAGGCGCAGTGACCTTGAGCATGTCCTGCACCCGGTCACCGGTGTCGCGTTCCGCTGA
- a CDS encoding PASTA domain-containing protein produces the protein MLLLSATGGAWAIIDARKLTVPHLVGLPLSNMDQAFDGLDLKPVRQGDLPDKALLTFTTVTGQTPPAGSRVFPGREVAYTFKLSSVDIPDVTGDTLAASLEKLRKEGLTGEATSAQIPIVADTDTSGAGLQATTDPAMIRAAVSGLGLTGDIDVSGAPFVLHGTASDDWTVVATRPAPGKSTKAGSTVELTVVLPLGEMPNVVGKTYRDASTMLSIAGAKATLDGTPLYEGVVPDGFPFDVKELAYSWWGGAEKGMIAAVVGTPDGWPVRSQSVPPGTVITRGRTTASLVVEWPTTTVPNIVGMSKPDAQKALNDAGLAGHDIYGDGITRAQSVDAGTVLPMGAKVDAAVTHEVTFRVTATSGRATISWAAPGSFSIAQAGGATLPWSRSWYPGAAPDRYDRGNFNAQLSGSGSITCEIVIDGQIVVTQTSTGAYAVVSCG, from the coding sequence GTGCTCCTGCTGAGTGCCACTGGTGGCGCGTGGGCCATCATCGACGCCCGCAAACTCACCGTCCCACACCTGGTCGGTCTTCCACTGTCGAATATGGACCAGGCGTTCGACGGTCTTGACCTTAAACCGGTCCGGCAGGGCGACCTGCCCGACAAAGCGCTCCTGACGTTCACCACTGTCACAGGGCAGACGCCCCCGGCCGGTTCCCGTGTCTTTCCGGGCCGGGAGGTCGCGTACACATTCAAGTTGTCGAGCGTCGACATCCCGGATGTCACAGGTGACACGCTCGCTGCCAGCCTCGAGAAGCTGCGTAAGGAGGGCCTGACCGGTGAAGCGACAAGCGCCCAGATCCCTATCGTTGCCGACACCGATACCAGTGGCGCTGGTCTGCAGGCCACAACCGACCCCGCCATGATCAGAGCGGCGGTCAGCGGTCTCGGTCTGACGGGCGACATCGACGTCAGCGGTGCGCCGTTCGTCTTGCACGGGACAGCGAGTGACGACTGGACCGTCGTCGCGACGAGGCCCGCCCCGGGCAAATCGACCAAGGCTGGGTCGACGGTAGAACTGACTGTGGTCCTGCCGTTGGGAGAGATGCCCAACGTCGTCGGGAAAACGTACCGCGACGCATCAACGATGCTGTCCATCGCTGGTGCGAAAGCAACGCTGGACGGGACACCGCTCTACGAGGGTGTTGTCCCGGACGGGTTCCCGTTCGACGTCAAAGAGCTCGCGTACTCCTGGTGGGGCGGCGCGGAGAAGGGCATGATCGCAGCGGTAGTGGGCACACCCGACGGTTGGCCTGTTCGCTCACAGTCCGTCCCGCCCGGAACCGTGATCACGCGAGGGAGAACCACTGCATCCCTGGTTGTCGAATGGCCGACGACAACGGTCCCGAACATCGTGGGCATGAGCAAGCCTGACGCCCAGAAAGCTCTCAACGACGCCGGGTTGGCCGGCCACGACATCTACGGTGACGGGATCACACGGGCACAGTCTGTCGATGCCGGGACGGTCTTGCCGATGGGCGCGAAGGTTGACGCTGCCGTGACGCACGAGGTCACGTTCAGAGTCACGGCAACGTCAGGCAGGGCGACGATTTCGTGGGCGGCACCAGGGTCGTTCTCCATCGCGCAAGCGGGCGGCGCGACACTTCCGTGGTCTAGGTCCTGGTACCCGGGCGCTGCGCCGGACCGATACGACCGCGGCAACTTCAACGCGCAGTTGTCCGGGTCCGGGTCGATCACGTGCGAGATCGTCATTGACGGTCAGATCGTCGTGACACAGACGTCCACTGGTGCCTACGCCGTCGTGTCCTGCGGCTAG